A window of Candidatus Saccharibacteria bacterium contains these coding sequences:
- the aspS gene encoding aspartate--tRNA(Asn) ligase, with the protein MERILNSAVAEHVGKEITVRGWLHKKRLLGGLTFINLRDRSGLVQVVIKDKDEVEKLRGLQVGTVLAVTGTAKEEPRAPGGAELHDVTLDVLVPVTDEPPIEIDKPLGHKPDNLDTLFDNRVIGLRNLQERAIFEVQATITRSMRAHFDEHGFTEMHTPKLLAEATEGGAEVFTLDYFGKVATLAQSPQFYKQMMVGVFERAYEIAPVYRAEPSATTRHMSEYTSVDGEMGFITLEDLKQFLSGLLNRVVDDVWARHETELKRWNATKPVLTAEIPTIAMSEIHEKYSKATGENSVGEKDLRPDEERWICEYAKKNLGSEAVFVSEWPASEMKFYHKANDETPEIADRVDLLFRGVEITTGSMREHVYEKVVQQLKDLAGGDPEDPGFTPLLTAMRYGMPPHGGFGLGLERLTQKLIGLNNVKEATLFPRDINRLGP; encoded by the coding sequence ATGGAACGAATTTTGAACAGTGCCGTGGCTGAACATGTCGGCAAAGAGATTACCGTAAGAGGCTGGCTGCACAAGAAGCGCCTGCTGGGCGGCCTGACGTTCATCAACCTGCGCGACCGCAGCGGGCTGGTACAGGTAGTCATCAAGGACAAGGACGAAGTGGAGAAGCTGCGCGGACTGCAGGTGGGTACCGTGCTGGCGGTAACCGGTACGGCCAAGGAAGAGCCGCGGGCACCTGGTGGCGCCGAGCTGCACGATGTGACGCTGGACGTCCTGGTGCCGGTGACCGACGAGCCGCCGATTGAGATTGATAAACCGCTGGGCCACAAGCCCGACAACCTGGACACCTTGTTCGATAACCGCGTCATCGGTCTGCGCAACCTGCAGGAGCGGGCAATCTTTGAGGTGCAGGCGACCATTACCCGGAGCATGCGCGCCCATTTTGACGAGCACGGCTTTACGGAGATGCACACGCCCAAGCTGCTGGCCGAGGCGACCGAAGGCGGCGCCGAGGTCTTTACGCTTGATTACTTCGGTAAGGTGGCGACGCTGGCCCAGAGCCCGCAGTTCTACAAGCAGATGATGGTGGGTGTGTTTGAGCGGGCGTATGAGATCGCGCCGGTGTACCGGGCTGAGCCAAGCGCGACGACCCGCCACATGTCCGAATACACCTCTGTTGACGGTGAAATGGGCTTCATTACGCTTGAAGACCTGAAGCAGTTCTTGAGCGGGCTGCTGAACCGTGTGGTCGATGATGTCTGGGCACGCCATGAGACCGAACTGAAGCGCTGGAACGCTACCAAGCCGGTACTGACTGCCGAGATTCCGACCATTGCCATGTCTGAGATTCACGAGAAGTACTCCAAGGCGACAGGTGAGAACTCTGTGGGTGAGAAGGACCTGCGGCCGGATGAGGAGCGTTGGATCTGTGAGTATGCTAAGAAGAACCTGGGATCGGAAGCTGTCTTCGTATCCGAATGGCCGGCCAGCGAAATGAAGTTCTATCACAAGGCCAACGATGAGACGCCGGAGATCGCTGACCGCGTGGACCTGTTGTTCCGCGGCGTCGAGATTACTACCGGCAGCATGCGCGAGCACGTGTATGAGAAGGTGGTGCAGCAACTGAAGGACTTGGCAGGTGGTGATCCTGAAGATCCTGGCTTCACACCACTGCTGACGGCCATGCGCTACGGCATGCCGCCGCACGGCGGCTTCGGCCTTGGGCTGGAGCGGCTGACGCAGAAGCTGATCGGGCTGAACAACGTCAAGGAAGCGACGTTGTTCCCGCGGGATATCAACCGGCTCGGGCCGTAG
- a CDS encoding CBS domain-containing protein yields MFISILLLVVDVLLWLLLIALRAVRLHRSSVSDYELDRRIKAGDEVAIETRRRDELLPELRELKYLVELLLFVLVIVLTVVLAGPWWAIPIMFVVLLQIEATVRSKWVIAQAERLYAQHELAILEIVERCRPVLQRLRGETPLNKGQFVYTKQELLDRLATTTVLDEHEMSLLKHGLAFGAKTVEDVMTPRTVIEAIRETDTLGPVLLDRLHKSGHSRFPVYGEDIDHMTGMLYTHDLVPLNPKFKTVQDATRHDIFYIRQDHSLEHALAAFLRTHHHLFIVVNQYRETVGLLSLEDVIEALLGRRIVDEFDQHHDLRAVAEKNPRHNNVPKQRKDV; encoded by the coding sequence ATGTTCATCTCTATCTTGCTGCTGGTTGTCGACGTTCTCTTATGGCTGCTGTTAATTGCACTGCGTGCCGTCCGGCTGCACCGCAGCAGTGTCTCCGATTACGAACTGGACCGCCGCATCAAGGCGGGCGACGAAGTGGCCATTGAGACCCGGCGCCGCGACGAGCTGCTGCCGGAGCTGCGTGAGCTGAAATATCTGGTGGAATTGCTGTTGTTCGTGCTGGTCATCGTACTGACGGTGGTGCTGGCCGGTCCCTGGTGGGCGATTCCGATCATGTTCGTGGTGCTGCTGCAGATTGAGGCGACTGTCCGCTCCAAGTGGGTCATCGCCCAGGCCGAGCGGCTGTACGCGCAGCATGAGCTGGCAATCCTGGAGATCGTCGAGCGTTGCCGGCCGGTGCTGCAGCGTCTGCGCGGCGAAACGCCGCTGAACAAAGGCCAGTTCGTCTACACCAAGCAGGAGCTGCTGGACAGGCTGGCCACCACCACGGTACTGGACGAGCACGAGATGAGCCTGCTGAAGCATGGCTTGGCCTTCGGTGCCAAGACGGTCGAAGACGTTATGACGCCGCGGACGGTCATCGAGGCGATCCGCGAGACCGACACGCTGGGGCCGGTGCTGCTGGACCGGCTGCACAAGAGCGGCCATAGCCGTTTCCCGGTCTATGGAGAGGATATCGACCACATGACCGGCATGCTTTACACGCATGACCTGGTGCCACTGAACCCGAAGTTCAAGACAGTGCAGGATGCCACGCGCCACGATATCTTTTACATCCGGCAGGACCATAGTCTGGAGCATGCGCTGGCAGCCTTCCTGCGGACGCATCACCATCTGTTCATCGTGGTGAACCAGTATCGCGAGACGGTGGGGCTGCTCAGTCTGGAGGACGTGATAGAGGCTTTGCTGGGCCGGCGCATCGTCGATGAGTTCGACCAGCATCATGATCTGCGGGCGGTGGCCGAGAAGAATCCGCGCCACAACAACGTACCCAAGCAGCGCAAAGATGTGTAA
- a CDS encoding thioredoxin domain-containing protein, with protein MDKWKWLIFAGLGVLTIALLVITKPQTAKFEGDPAKIVADDRVYGNADAKVVFIEYADFQCPGCGALFSPLTQAKELYKDKVAFVFRHLPLTSIHPNAKAAAAAAEAAGQQGKFWEMHDLLFGNQSEWSEVSADARGSFFEKYAKQLSLDIPKFQTAVASKEVADRINRDLGAAQKAGIQLSTPTVVINGKTIDNSSMSEEINGQNIFTAAKISSLLDAKLKEVGETPPTPDPAAQPAQPTGEASQ; from the coding sequence ATGGACAAATGGAAATGGCTTATTTTTGCCGGGCTTGGCGTACTGACGATCGCGCTGCTGGTCATTACCAAACCACAAACCGCTAAGTTCGAGGGCGATCCTGCCAAGATCGTCGCCGACGACCGCGTCTACGGCAACGCCGACGCCAAAGTCGTCTTCATCGAGTACGCCGACTTTCAGTGCCCCGGCTGCGGCGCCCTGTTCTCGCCGCTGACCCAGGCCAAGGAGCTCTATAAGGATAAGGTCGCCTTCGTCTTCCGCCACCTGCCGCTGACCTCTATCCACCCCAACGCCAAGGCCGCTGCCGCTGCTGCCGAAGCCGCCGGGCAGCAGGGTAAGTTCTGGGAAATGCACGACCTGCTCTTTGGCAATCAGAGTGAGTGGTCCGAGGTATCGGCCGACGCCCGTGGCAGCTTCTTCGAGAAATACGCCAAGCAGCTGAGCCTGGACATTCCCAAGTTTCAGACCGCCGTCGCCAGCAAAGAGGTGGCCGACCGTATCAACCGCGACCTGGGTGCCGCCCAAAAGGCCGGCATCCAGCTCAGCACGCCGACCGTCGTCATCAACGGCAAGACCATCGACAACAGCAGCATGTCTGAAGAGATCAACGGCCAGAATATCTTCACGGCCGCCAAGATCAGCAGCCTGCTCGATGCCAAGCTGAAGGAAGTCGGCGAAACACCGCCGACCCCCGACCCGGCTGCCCAGCCCGCACAGCCGACCGGCGAAGCCAGCCAGTAG
- a CDS encoding magnesium transporter CorA family protein, which translates to MIRYFYKNLRSKQVSELQEYQAGAWVYVEGPSEQEIDMLVREFKLDAGHIKDALDADEMPRLEKEGDTNYIFVRYAFTTEDIEITTAPLLFVVGPNTFITISTQPLPRLQRFVNGKIDFATTQRTKLVLQIMAQIADQYENFINNVGRQIKYMRVQLKQHDINNDDFVNFVMIEDELNEFLSALLPTTAILRRLLLGRHIPLFHEDQDIVEDLLLNNEQSIEACRSNIKTVASIRDAYSTIASNNLNRSMKWLTAATVAIALPNVFFGMYGMNIDLPMQTNGGTGDLRGYFMVIGITVIVTVILLTLARRRRII; encoded by the coding sequence ATGATCCGATATTTCTACAAAAACCTCCGCTCCAAGCAGGTCAGTGAACTGCAGGAATACCAGGCGGGCGCCTGGGTCTACGTTGAAGGCCCCAGCGAACAGGAAATCGACATGCTGGTGCGCGAGTTCAAGCTCGATGCCGGCCACATCAAGGATGCGCTCGACGCCGATGAGATGCCGCGCCTGGAAAAAGAAGGCGACACCAACTACATCTTTGTGCGCTATGCCTTCACGACTGAGGACATCGAGATAACCACGGCGCCACTGCTGTTCGTGGTCGGGCCTAACACCTTCATCACCATCTCGACCCAGCCGCTGCCGCGTCTGCAGCGTTTTGTGAACGGCAAAATTGATTTTGCTACCACCCAGCGCACCAAACTGGTACTGCAGATCATGGCGCAGATCGCCGACCAATATGAAAACTTCATTAATAACGTCGGCCGGCAGATCAAATACATGCGCGTCCAGCTGAAGCAGCACGATATCAATAATGATGATTTCGTCAACTTCGTGATGATCGAGGACGAGCTTAACGAGTTCCTCTCGGCGCTGCTGCCGACCACGGCCATCCTGCGCCGCCTGCTGCTGGGCCGTCACATACCGCTGTTCCATGAGGACCAGGATATCGTCGAGGACCTGCTGCTCAATAACGAACAGTCCATCGAGGCCTGCCGCAGCAACATCAAGACGGTGGCCAGTATCCGCGACGCCTACTCCACCATTGCCAGCAACAACCTGAACCGCTCGATGAAATGGCTGACGGCGGCGACGGTGGCCATCGCGCTGCCGAACGTCTTCTTTGGTATGTATGGCATGAACATCGACCTACCGATGCAGACCAACGGCGGCACCGGCGACCTGCGCGGCTACTTCATGGTTATCGGCATCACGGTCATTGTGACGGTCATTCTTCTGACACTTGCCAGGAGGCGCCGCATCATTTAA
- a CDS encoding VIT1/CCC1 transporter family protein, whose protein sequence is MNSPKLRLVMRQRRRQVALPFGAQRFLSVLEGVEGGFAVGSGVIAGLSFASITNLRTLVITAAISILLNGFNAAALKYTSEHYEDELDGHVKQHRFQAYFIPAAIEFAAYFLICGLTLIPLAIFPHHLEAVIWNCALTCIVLFAAGMWKGYLLHTRKPLHDGIELALLGLLIIGGGAGAGYLLNAL, encoded by the coding sequence ATGAATAGCCCTAAACTCCGCCTGGTGATGCGCCAGCGCCGCCGTCAGGTAGCCTTGCCTTTTGGCGCACAGCGTTTCCTTTCGGTGCTCGAAGGCGTCGAGGGCGGCTTTGCTGTCGGATCGGGCGTCATCGCCGGCTTGAGTTTTGCCAGCATCACCAATCTGCGCACCCTGGTCATCACCGCCGCCATCAGCATCCTGCTGAACGGCTTCAATGCCGCGGCGCTCAAATACACCAGCGAGCACTACGAGGATGAGCTGGACGGACATGTCAAACAGCACCGCTTCCAGGCCTATTTCATTCCGGCGGCCATCGAGTTCGCCGCCTACTTCCTCATCTGCGGCCTGACGCTGATTCCGCTCGCCATCTTCCCCCACCACCTCGAGGCTGTCATTTGGAACTGCGCCCTGACCTGCATTGTGCTGTTCGCAGCCGGCATGTGGAAAGGCTACTTATTGCACACGCGAAAGCCTCTGCACGACGGCATCGAGCTGGCCCTGCTTGGCCTGCTGATCATCGGCGGCGGTGCCGGTGCCGGCTATCTCCTGAACGCCCTGTGA
- a CDS encoding DNA-3-methyladenine glycosylase 2 family protein: MHFVISDAQARIAAAHLSRHDTCLAPVIRQTGPCTIRPHTDYYHELVRSIIGQQLSVKAAATITDRFTAIFAGAFPAPQAIINCPDDTLRAAGLSRSKVAYVKDLARHVLDGRIDFADIEHRSNEQIIIELTAVKGIGEWTAHMFLMWAMGRLDVLPTGDLGVRMGMQKLYGLPTIPAPAEMIVIAEQHHWHPFESVASWYVWQYLDNAPGTPRT; the protein is encoded by the coding sequence AGGCCCGCATTGCTGCCGCTCATCTTAGCCGGCATGACACCTGTTTGGCGCCGGTCATCCGCCAGACCGGCCCCTGCACCATCCGTCCGCACACCGATTATTACCACGAGCTCGTCCGCTCCATTATCGGCCAGCAGCTCAGCGTCAAAGCGGCCGCCACCATCACCGACCGCTTCACCGCCATTTTCGCCGGAGCATTTCCGGCGCCACAGGCCATCATCAACTGCCCGGACGACACGCTCCGCGCCGCCGGGCTCAGCCGCTCCAAAGTCGCCTATGTCAAAGATCTGGCCCGGCACGTGCTTGACGGCCGTATCGACTTCGCCGATATCGAACACCGCTCCAACGAACAGATCATCATAGAGCTGACCGCCGTCAAAGGCATCGGCGAGTGGACCGCCCACATGTTCCTGATGTGGGCCATGGGCCGCCTCGATGTGCTTCCTACTGGCGACCTGGGCGTCCGTATGGGCATGCAGAAACTCTATGGTCTGCCCACCATCCCCGCACCTGCCGAGATGATCGTCATCGCCGAACAGCATCACTGGCACCCTTTTGAGTCCGTTGCCAGCTGGTACGTCTGGCAGTATCTTGATAACGCGCCAGGCACTCCCAGAACGTAA